Proteins from a genomic interval of Watersipora subatra chromosome 10, tzWatSuba1.1, whole genome shotgun sequence:
- the LOC137406588 gene encoding uncharacterized protein, with amino-acid sequence MAHRPLDSDDEIDPGQTVGYLAVEVQEHAPPRYPGRKCHYNRLHKPQKIRRSGCMGSVIIDQFTLTLECVCGKYTPGAWENHYSKLCKWKRITDQVTKKVYLIRKCVCQKPPNV; translated from the exons ATGGCACATAGACCACTAGACAGTGATGATGAGATAGACCCAGGACAGACAGTTGGCTATCTGGCTGTTGAAGTGCAAGAGCATGCGCCTCCAAGATATCCGGGAAGGAAATGTCACTACAACAG GTTGCACAAACCTCAGAAAATACGACGCAGTGGATGCATGGGCTCCGTAATTATCGACCAGTTCACCCTGACCCTAGAGTGTGTATGCGGGAAATA CACCCCTGGTGCCTGGGAGAATCATTACAGCAAGCTGTGTAAATGGAAAAGAATCACTGACCAGGTTACGAAAAAAGTCTATCTGATTCGAAAGTGCGTCTGTCAAAAACCACCTAATGTATAA